The genomic DNA GGCCCGTACGCCTCGCGGATGAGGGCATCGCCTCATCCTTGCGAGGTACACGACTCCGGGAAGATACCTCTGCCGGGGGCCGATGGGGCATCCCGGGCGTTCATAGTGTCGAGCCGACTCGAGCAGCACCCGCACGTCACGCCGCGATCGGCGACACACCAGAATCAGGAATCGCATATGCCGTACCTCACCACGTCCGACGGAACCGAGATCTTCTACACGACGCAGGGCACCGGCCGGCCGGTGCTGTTCAGCCACGGCTGGCCGCTCAGCTCGGACGCCTGGCAGGTCGAACTGAAGCTCATCGCCGACGCCGGATACCAGGCGATCGCCCACGACCGTCGCGGCCACGGCAGGTCGTCGAAGACGTACACGGGCAACGACATGGACACCTACGCCCGCGATCTCGCGGAGCTCGTCGAGGCGCTGGACCTGCGCGACAGGACCTCGCCGAGCCGTTCTTCGGTGCGAACCGGGCGGGCGCCACGGTGTCGCAGGGCGCGAAGGACGACTTCTGGCGCCAGGGGATGCTGGTGAACCTCGCGGCCGCCTACGACTGCATCGCGGCGTTCTCGGAGACCGACTTCACCGAAGATCTCACGGCGCTGGAGGTCCCGATCCTCATCGCGCACGGCGATGACGACCAGATCGTGCCCATCGGGGCGGCCGCGCTCAGGTCGATCGAGCTCGTCCGAGACGGCACGCTGAAGGTCTACCCCGGAGCGCCGCACGGCATCCACGGTGACTTCCGAGCAGCGCTCGTCGCCGACATCCTCGACTTCATCGCCCGCTGATGGCGCAGATCGAAGCCCGCCTGGCAGAGCTGGGCATCGCGCTCCCGCATCGCTCACCGGCTCCAGCGGGCACGTATGCGCCCGCGGTCGTCTCCGGCGACCTCGTCTTCACCGCGGGCCAACTGCCGCTCGTCGACGGGAAGCTCCCCGTCTCGGGCAAGGTCGGCGCGGCGGTGTCCGCGGACGAGGCCCACGCCGCCGCGAGGATCGCGGCGCTCAACGCACTCTCGGCGATCGCGGAGGTGCTCGGAAGCTTGGATCGGGTGACCCGAATCGTCAAGGTCGTGGGGTTCGTCGCCTCCGATCCGACCTTCACCGCGCAACCCGCGGTGCTGAACGGGGCGTCCGAAGTGCTCGGCTCCGTTTTCGGCGACGCCGGCGTGCACGCACGCAGTGCGGTCGGCGTCGCCGTTCTGCCGCTCGACTCGCCCGTCGAAGTCGAGCTCATCGTCGCCTTCTCGTAAACCCGCCACCCGCTCAGGAGAACCGAACATGTCAGATGCAATCACCGTCGTCCTCGTCCACGGGGCATTCGCCGAGTCCGCCAGCTGGTCGGGGGTCATCGCCCGACTGAGCGACCGGGGCATCCCCGCCGTCGCGACCCCCAACCCGCTGCGCAGTGTCACCACCGACGCCGAGAACGTCAGGCGGGCGGTGGCGGGCATCGACGGGCCGGTGCTGCTCGTCGGCCACTCGTACGGCGGCGCCGTCATCACCGAAGCGGCCGTCGACGACCCCGCGGTCGTCGGGCTCGTCTACGTCGCCGCGTTCGCCCCCGATCACGGCGAGAACGCGCTGCAACTGACCGGGCAGTTCCCGGGCAGCACGCTCGGCGACACGATTCGGGCGTACCCTCTCGGCGACGGCACGAACGACCTGGTCGTCGACCGGGGCCTCTTCCCGGGCCAGTTCGCCGCAGACGTCGACCCCGCGGAGGCGGCGATCCAGGCACGTACGCAGCGGCCGATCCGCGACTTCGCGCTCGGCGAGCCCCAGCCGGCTGACGTGCCCGCCTGGAAGTCGCTGCCCTCGTGGTTCATCTTCGGAGACGCCGACAAGAACATCCCCGTCGAGGTGCTTCGCTTCATGGCGCAGCGCGCCGGCGGCCTCGAGATCAGGGAGGTGCCCGGGGCATCCCACTCGGTCATGGTGTCGCAGCCCGACGCGGTCGCCGCGCTCATCGGCGACGCGCTGGCGCACCTGGCCCGGTAGGGCGCGGCCGGGCATCGACGCCCCGACCGGGAACCCGGTGCGGCGATGCTCGGCGCGCCATTCGGCTCGGGTACCGCGGCTACCTCGGTGCCGGCCGTGCGCCCGGGAACGCCATCGCCTCGGCGAGCTGAGCGGGGTCGAGCGGAGGTTCGGCGAGCGGGTGGGCCGCACCGGCGCGCAGCCCGTCGAGCATGATCGCGAGGTGCCGCTTCCAGGCGGTGGGGCGCTCGGCGCGGATCGCCGCCGTCGACTGCACGATCGACCAGACCAGCAGCCCCACATCGGAGGGCGTGACATCGGCCCGTACGTCGCCCGAGGCCTGGGCGCGTGCGATCAGGGCTTCGAAGTAGCCATGGCCCTCGCGTTTCGCGCGCTCGATGGGCAGGTCGTCGTCGAGCGAGAGCACGCAGACGTCGGTGAAGCCGTGGTCGCGCGCCTGCCAGTCGGCGATCGCGACGAGGTGCGAGACGAGCGCGTTCCAGGGGTCGGGATCGTCGAGGGCGGCGCGCGCGTGCGCCACCGAGCGCTCGACCACGGGCAGGAGCGCGGCGTCGATCAGGCCGGCGCGATCGGCGAAGTGGTGATAGAGGGTGCCGACGCTGACCCCCGCGCGGCGTGCGATCGCCTCGAGCGACGCGTGGAGCCCTGACTCGGCGAACTCCCCGCGGGCGGCGGCGAGGAGCTTGTCGCGATTGCGGGCGGCGTCGCTTCTCAGCGGTCGGGTCGGTGCAGGAGGCATCCGACCATGGTTGCAGAACAACTTGAGGGATGCCTCGAATTGATCTGGGATTCAGTCGGCGGATGCCTCGCGAGGCGGGTTGTGCATGAACTCGAAGCGGATGCCGTTGTCGTCTTCGACGAAGGACGCGTAGTAGCGCTCGTTGAACCGCGGGTAGAGCTTCGGTTCGCGCACGGCCGTCCAGCCGGCATCGACCGCGATCGCGTGCAGGCGGTCGACCTCGGCGCGCGACTCGACCGGGAACGCGAGGTGCTGCCAGCCCACCCGGCCGTGCCGGTGAGGGCCGCTGCCCGACTCGCGGGCCGGGAAGAGGATGAGCTCCTCCTCGCCCTTGTACCAGGCCACCGAGCCGTCGGCATCGGCGCGCGTGCACCCGAGCGCTTGCATGACGGGATCGAACTGGGCGATCGATCGGGACAGATCTTCGACGGAGAGGCCGAGGTGATCGAAGAGCGGCATCCGGCCAGCGTAGACGGAACCCCCGAGCCGCCGGACCGCTGCGGACGCCTGAGCCGTGATCAGCCCCGGCCGGGCTGTTGGAAGTAGTACACGGAGCCGTCGTGCAGCAACTCGACCATCGCCGCCGCCCCGAGCCCCCGTTTGGCCATGCGCTTGGCCGTCTTCCGGGTCACCTCGCGGCGGTCGTGGGCGACGAGGCCGGCGAGCTCGTTCCACCGGTCGAGACCGACCCGCGTGAGCTCGTCGCGGTGGGCTCGGCGCAATCGTGCGAGCCGGCGCCCGCCCTTGTCCAGCTCCCAGTCGGCATCGCTGAACGGCTCGCCTCTGCGCGAGCGCAGGGCCTTGCGCTGCGCATCGCGGGTCTCGCGCAGCACGCGCTCCACGTCCGCGGCGTAGGCGGGCAGGAGGTTCAGCGCACGCTTCTCCTCGTCGCGCCAGCGCGCGATCGCGCGGTCGCCGCAGTCCAAGCACAGCTGCGGCGGCACGACCCCCGTGTGGAGGTACCCGCACGCGCAGTGCTCGCCCGGCAGCTCGAGCACCTCGTCGTCGTCGTCCAAGTCGTCCAAGTCGTCCAAGTCGTCCACTTCGTCCACCCTAGACAGCGGTCGGGCCGGGTGCACGTGCGGGAGCCGTGGCGGCGGACGGCGCACGGCATGCTGATCGGGTCGCCGAGCGGGCAGCCCGAAGACGTCCGTCGCACCGTCACACCGTTTCGCCGGCGATCACGCTCGAGGGCGCCTCCGTCCACTCGCCGGGATCGACGCCGAGCACCACGCGCGCGGCACGACGACCGAAGGACTCGGCGTCGATGCGCACCGTCGTCAGGGCCGGCTCCCAGAATCGGGCCCGTTCGCTCGCGTCGAATCCGATCACCGCGAGATCGCTCGGGGCGCGAAGACCGAGTTGCGACATCGTCGAGAGCACGCCGAAGGCGACGTCGTCGTCGTAGGCGACGACGGCGGTGACCGGGGTCCGTTCGGCGAGGTGGCGCACGGCTTCGAGCCGCTGCGCGCGGTCTCCGCTCGGATCGAGCCGGAGGATGCGCACGGGCGGGATGCCGAATTCGCCGGCGAACCGAGCGAGGTGCTGCAGGCGGGCTTCGGCGAAGAGGGCCGTGGGGTCGAGGGGGAGGGCGACGGCGATCTCGCGGTGCCCGTGCTCGACCAGGTGGCGCAGTTGCGTCCTGGTGTGGAAGGCGAGCCCGGCGCGGTAGCCGTCGGCGATGCCGAGCACCTCGGAATCGCCGGCCTGCT from Agromyces larvae includes the following:
- a CDS encoding alpha/beta fold hydrolase — its product is MPYLTTSDGTEIFYTTQGTGRPVLFSHGWPLSSDAWQVELKLIADAGYQAIAHDRRGHGRSSKTYTGNDMDTYARDLAELVEALDLRDRTSPSRSSVRTGRAPRCRRARRTTSGARGCW
- a CDS encoding alpha/beta fold hydrolase, with amino-acid sequence MNLAAAYDCIAAFSETDFTEDLTALEVPILIAHGDDDQIVPIGAAALRSIELVRDGTLKVYPGAPHGIHGDFRAALVADILDFIAR
- a CDS encoding RidA family protein; translated protein: MAQIEARLAELGIALPHRSPAPAGTYAPAVVSGDLVFTAGQLPLVDGKLPVSGKVGAAVSADEAHAAARIAALNALSAIAEVLGSLDRVTRIVKVVGFVASDPTFTAQPAVLNGASEVLGSVFGDAGVHARSAVGVAVLPLDSPVEVELIVAFS
- a CDS encoding alpha/beta fold hydrolase encodes the protein MSDAITVVLVHGAFAESASWSGVIARLSDRGIPAVATPNPLRSVTTDAENVRRAVAGIDGPVLLVGHSYGGAVITEAAVDDPAVVGLVYVAAFAPDHGENALQLTGQFPGSTLGDTIRAYPLGDGTNDLVVDRGLFPGQFAADVDPAEAAIQARTQRPIRDFALGEPQPADVPAWKSLPSWFIFGDADKNIPVEVLRFMAQRAGGLEIREVPGASHSVMVSQPDAVAALIGDALAHLAR
- a CDS encoding TetR/AcrR family transcriptional regulator codes for the protein MPPAPTRPLRSDAARNRDKLLAAARGEFAESGLHASLEAIARRAGVSVGTLYHHFADRAGLIDAALLPVVERSVAHARAALDDPDPWNALVSHLVAIADWQARDHGFTDVCVLSLDDDLPIERAKREGHGYFEALIARAQASGDVRADVTPSDVGLLVWSIVQSTAAIRAERPTAWKRHLAIMLDGLRAGAAHPLAEPPLDPAQLAEAMAFPGARPAPR
- a CDS encoding VOC family protein, coding for MPLFDHLGLSVEDLSRSIAQFDPVMQALGCTRADADGSVAWYKGEEELILFPARESGSGPHRHGRVGWQHLAFPVESRAEVDRLHAIAVDAGWTAVREPKLYPRFNERYYASFVEDDNGIRFEFMHNPPREASAD
- a CDS encoding LacI family DNA-binding transcriptional regulator, translating into MNGRRYPDTGARTRKPTIRDVARVAGVSTATVSYVLNDTPGQTITEATKQRVTAAAESLGYVPHAVARTLRAGASRIVLLNVGGMLGGHSLDSFINGMSDELRRHEHALLVVTAGATGGPLPPEVVTSIAPRATLDLASILSEQAGDSEVLGIADGYRAGLAFHTRTQLRHLVEHGHREIAVALPLDPTALFAEARLQHLARFAGEFGIPPVRILRLDPSGDRAQRLEAVRHLAERTPVTAVVAYDDDVAFGVLSTMSQLGLRAPSDLAVIGFDASERARFWEPALTTVRIDAESFGRRAARVVLGVDPGEWTEAPSSVIAGETV